GCATCTCGCGACTGCGCGAGATGCCAAGGCATAAGCGCTGTGGCGAATTTATTTGACTCGCGATTCAACGCCCACCAACCAAGATCATTCCGTCGCGAGACTCGCGCCTCCGCTGCTGCATCGCAGAATGCAGCAGCGCCCTCCCCAGCTTTTGGTCTGACTCACGATATTTGTCCGAGCGGAGCGCGCAGCGCGAAGAGAGTTATATCGTGGGACTTCAAAAGCGATTTTTGGTGACTTTTTGGCGCAGCAAAAAGTTACTCGCCCGCCGGGGCGAACACCCGGCCTCTGCAAACAACCGCCCAGCAAGAGCAAAAAAAAACACCTTCCCCCACAAAGCAGGGAAAGGCGTCCAAAAAACCAGCGATCAATAACGAAGGGTTATTGCAGCGCCTGAACTCCGGCAACCAGCCAGCCGCTCTGGCCACTCTTAGGCTTGGTCATGTTCCAAACTTCACGGAACGGGCTAGGACCAGCCGATGGCTCCTCGCGGATCATGCCCGAGAACTCGACGCTGGCCATGTAGGCATCGCCCATATCCTCGATGCCCAGCAGTTGGGCTTCGATCATCACCACGTCGGTCTGGTTGGGTTGACCTGCCGTGCGGTTGGCTTCGCGTTCGTTCAGCTGCGAGCGGATTTCCGAGACCATGTCGTCGGTCATCATCGAGCGCAAGGTCGTGATGTCGGCGCGGTCCCAGGCGCCTTGCAGCGTGATGAAGTTGCGCTTGGCTGCCGTCAGGAAGCCTTCGGTGTCGAAGCCTTCGGGCACGCCCCAGTTCTGCGAACCGGACAGGCCTGCGCCGATCATCGAGCCACCGGCCAGTGCGCCGCCTGCAGAAGCTGCGCCAGCAGCAGGCGTGAAGGCCATGTTGCTGTGGTCGAACGGACGGGCCGATGCGTCGTTGCCGATCTTGTCAGGGTTGTACTGACGTGGGGTTTCGGCTTGCGCGGGGCTTGCGTTACCAGCACCTTGGAACGCGAATGGCGATGCATTGTTGTTCTGCTGTTGGTTGTTGCCGCCGCTGCGCGCACGCATGATCAGGCGGATGACGAAGAACGCCGCCATGGCCAGCAGGGCGATCATCAGGATGTTGGCAAAGCCTTCACCCATGCCCAGCGAGTGGGCGAGCCATGCCAGGCCCAGACCCGCGGCCAGACCGCCGAGCATTGCGCCCCAAGGCTTCTTGGGTGCGGCGGCAGCTGGGGTTGCAGCGCCGGGCTGGCGTGCAGGGGCTGCCGTGGCAGCGTTTTGTGCGGGGGCACCGGGAGTGGCAGCAGGCGCGCCGCCTGGTGTTGCCTCACGTTGCGTGACATTCGACGATTGCTTGCCCATCGACTTGCCGCCACCCATGCGCTTCGCATCGGCGTCGGCGTGGGTGAAGACCACCAGCATCGCGACCAAGACTACAGACCACAGTTTCATCATCCGTTCTCCATTTAGTTGTGCACTCTCCCCTTCACCTTTGCTCATCAGCGCTTGTTGAATTTCAGCTCATGGGTTCGTTCAGCACTTTATTCCAACATGCAACGCCACTATCCCGCCAGTCATATTGTGATAGTCCACATGTCCGAAGCCACTTTGCTTCATAAGGGATTTGAGCTCTTCCTGGCCCGGATGCATGCGGATGGACTCGGCCAGGTAGCGGTAGCTCTCGGCATCGCCAGCGACCATACTGCCGATGCGGGGCAGCACGCTGAACGAATACCAGTCGTAGGCTTTTTCGAGCGGCTTGGCGATTCTGGAAAACTCCAACACCATCAGACGACCACGGGGCTTGAGCACCCGGTTCATCTCTTTGAGCGCTTCGTCCTTGTGCGTCATGTTGCGCAAACCGAACGCGACGCTCACGAGGTCGAAATGATTGTCGGGGAACGGCAGCTTTTCCGCGTCGCAGACCAAGGTCGGCAGCACGATGCCCTTGTTGATCAGGCGGTCGCGGCCCACGCGCAGCATGGCTTCGTTGATGTCAGTGTGGATCACCGTGCCGGTCGGGCCGACTTTCTTGGAGAACGCCAGACCCAGATCGCCCGTGCCACCCGCGATGTCGAGCACCTGGTTGCCTTCTTTCAGATTGGCGACCATGACGGTGTAGGCCTTCCATGCGCGGTGCAGACCACCGGACATGAGGTCGTTCATCACGTCATATTTGGAGGCGACGGAATCGAACACGCCGCGCACGTGGCGCGCCTTGTCCTTCTCGTCAACGGTCTGGAAGCCGAAATGTGTGTTGCTCATGATGCGATGCTAGGCACACGGGCAGCAGGCGTACAGGGACAACCACGCGCCCGTATGGGACTTGAAGAAGAATGCCGGGATTGTGACGCAGAAGCCAAAGGCCGCGTCAGTGACCACCACAGCCATGACCGTGGCCATGGCCTTTTTTCTCGGGCATGGGGGTGTCGCGGTCGGCGCCGTCGGCCTTCAGGCGGAATTCGTATTCGGCCCAGAGCTGCGCCTCGTTCGCGCCCAGCTCATACAGCAGATCCCACGAAAAGATGCCGCTGTCGTGGCCGTCGGAGAAGGTCGGCTTGACGGCGTAGTTGCCCACGGGCTCCAGGTCGACCAGCGTGACGTTGCGCTTGCCGGTCTGCAGCACTTCCTGGCCGGGGCCGTGGCCCTGCACTTCGGCAGACGGTGAATACACGCGCATCAGCTCGAACGGAATGCGAAAGACCTTGCCGTCGGAAAAGCCCACTTCCAGCACGCGCGACTGCTCGTGCACGGTGATGGATTCGGGAAGCGGCGAGCCGGGACGAAGTCCTGCCATGTTGGTATCACCCTGGAAAGAGTTGCAAGGACGGGCCAAGTTCGAAAACCGGCCCGCCGGAAAAATCAGCCGAACTGCGCGGACAGGCGTTCGGCCAGCTGCGCGTCGAGCAGGCTCAATTGTGCCGCCACTGCGGCTTCCTTGTCCGCATTGCGCGGACGTTGCGCGTTGGCCCAGACCGACGCGGGGAAATGGCTGTCCCAATCGAAGCGCGCGATCACGTGCCAGTGCAGGTGCGGCACCATGTTGCCAAGCGCGGCCAGATTGATCTTGGTGGGCGCAAGCGTGTCGCGCATCACGCGCTCGACCGCCGCCACCGCCTTCATGCAGAGATTGCGGTCATCGTCCGACAGATCGGACAGCTCGGCCGCATGCGCGTTCCAGATCACGCGGTAGAAGGCCGGGAAGCCCTCTTCCACTGCGCGGATCAGGCGCAGCTTCTCGCCGCGCCAGATCAGCGCACCGCCGTCCTGCGCGCAGAGCACGCATTGCGCAGCGGTGGTCGTCATACCAGCACCCGTTCGATGCCGCCTTCGTTGGCGCGCTTGACGTAGTCGGGCATCCAGTTCTCGCCGAGGATTTCACGCGCCATTTCGACGACGATGTAATCCGCTTCGAGCAGGCCGTTCTGCAGGTCGTCCTGATAGCGGTTCAGACCTTGCAGGCAGCTTGGGCAGCTCGTGAGAATCTTCACGTTGTCCTTGGCCGCCACATTGCCCGATTCGCGCAGCACGGCTTCGCCCTTGCGGATTTCCTCGGTCTTGCGGAAGCGGATCTGCGTGGAGATGTCCGGGCGCGTCACGCCCAATGTGCCCGATTCGCCGCAGCAGCGCTCGCTCTTCAGAACGTTGTCGCCGACCAGCGCCTTCACGGTCTTCATCGGCTCCTGCAGTTTCATCGGCGTGTGGCAAGGATCGTGGTACAGGTACGAGCCCTTGCCTTGCAGCGTGATGCCCTTCTCCAACAGGTACTCGTGGATGTCGATGATGCGGCAGCCGGGGAAGATCTTGTCGAACTGGTAGCCCTGCAGCTGGTCGTAGCAGGTACCGCAGCTCACCACCACGGTCTTGATGTCGAGGTAGTTCAGCGTGTTGGCCACGCGGTGGAACAGCACGCGGTTGTCGGTGATCATCTTCTCGGCCACGTCGAACTGGCCCGAGCCGCGTTGCGGATAACCGCAGCACAGATAGCCCGGTGGCAGCACGGTCTGCACGCCAGCGTGCCAGAGCATGGCCTGGGTTGCCAATCCCACCTGGCTGAACAGACGCTCCGAGCCGCAACCGGGGAAGTAGAACACCGCTTCGGTTTCCGAGTTGGTAGTCTTGGGGTCGCGGATGATCGGCACGTAGTCCTTGTTCTCGATGTCGAGCAAGGCACGCGCGGTGCGCTTGGGCAGACCACCCGGCAACTTCTTGTTGACGAAGTGGATGATCTCTTCCTTGAGCGGCGGAGCGCCCACGGTGGCTGGCGGATGCGCGGTCTGCTTCTTGGCCACGGCGTGGAACAGGTCCACCGCCGCGCGTTGCGCCTTGAAGCCGACGTTGACCATCGCGCCACGCATGAACTTGATGGTGTCGGGATTGGTCGCGTTGAGCATCGCCATGGCCATCTTGTTGCCCGGACGGAAGCTCTTCTTGCCCATCTTGCGCAACAGGTTGCGCATGTTCATGGTCACGTCGCCGAAGTCGATCTTGACCGGGCAAGGCGTGTAGCACTTGTGGCAGACCGTGCAGTGGTCCGACACGTCCTCGAATTCCTGCCAGTGCTTGATCGACACGCCACGGCGCGTCTGCTCTTCGTACAGAAAGGCTTCGACCAGCAGCGAAGTCGCCAGAATCTTGTTGCGCGGGCTGTACAGCAGATTGGCGCGCGGCACGTGCGTGGCGCACACCGGCTTGCACTTGCCGCAGCGCAGGCAGTCCTTGACCGAATCGGCAATCGCGCCGATGTCGCTCTGCTGCATGATCAGCGACTCGTGGCCCATCAGGCCGAACGACGGCGTGTAGGCATTGGTCAGATCGGCAAACATCAGCGAAGCGCGCGAGTGCGCATGCGCTGGCTCGGATTGCAGCTTGTTCTGATCGGCCTGCAACTGCTCGGTGTTGCGGATCAGCTTGCCACGGTTGAAGCGGCCATGCGGATCCACGCGGCGCTTGTAGTCGGCAAACGGGGCCAACTCTTCGTCCGTCAAAAATTCCAGCTTGGTGATGCCGATGCCGTGCTCGCCCGAGATCACGCCGTCCAGACGACGCGCCAGCACCATGATGCGGGCCACCGCTTCGTGCGCGGTCTGCAGCATGTCGTAGTCATCGCTGTTGACGGGGATGTTGGTGTGCACGTTGCCGTCGCCCGCGTGCATGTGCAGCGCCACCCACACACGGCCCTTGAGCACGCGCTTGTGGATCGCATTGACTTCCGCGAGGATCGGCTGGAACGGCGCGCCATTGAAGATCAGCGCGAGCGGTGCCTTGATCTGCGTTTTCCAGCTTGCGCGCAGCGTGTGGTCCTGCAGTTGCGGGAACAGCGTCTCGACGTTGTTCAGCCAGTCCTGCCACAGCGCACGCACCTCGGCGACCTGCGCCAGCGCTTGCGCCACGCGGTCTTCGAGCAGTTCGGCTGACGGAATTTCGCCCGCATCGTCCTGCTTGCCCAGCGGCAGATTGCCGCGTGCGAAGAACTCTTCGAGCGCATCGCACAGCTTGAGCTTGTTGCGCAGCGACAGTTCGATGTTGATGCGCTCGATGCCGTCCGTGTACTCCCACATGCGCGGCAGCGGGATCACCACGTCTTCGTTGATCTTGAAGGCGTTGGTGTGGCGGCTGATCGCGGCGGTGCGCTTGCGATCGAGCCAGAACTTCTTGCGCGCCTCGGCGCTCACGGCGATGAAGCCTTCGCCGTTGCGCGAGTTGGCAATGCGAACGACTTCGGCAGTCGCCTGCGCCACGTCGTCGGCGTTGTCGCCCACGATGTCACCGATCAGCACCATCTTGGGCAAGTGGCCGTTGCCCTTCTTGCTCTTGGTGGCGTAGCCCACAGCCTTCAGGTAGCGGTCGTCCAGATGTTCCAGACCGGCCAGCAGCACGCCCGAGCGGTTCTGCTCGGCGAACATGAAGTCCTTGATCTCGACGATGCTCGGCACGGCGTCCTTGGCATTGCCAAAGAACTCCAGACACACGGTGCGCGTGTGGTCGGGCATGCGGTGCACGATCCAGCGTGCGCTGGTGATCAGGCCATCCGTGCCTTCCTTTTGCACGCCCGGCAGGCCCGAGAGGAACTTGTCGGTCACGTCCTTGCCCAGACCTTCCTTGCGGAAAGTGTGGCCGGGAATGTCGAGGCGTTCGTTGCGCAGCGGCGTGCGGCCGTCGGCAGCGAAATACTGCAGATCGAAGCTCGCCATTTCGGCGTCGTGGATCTTGCCCAGGTTGTGGCCGACGCGGGTGACTTCCAGCCATTCCGCATTCGGCGTGACCATGCGCCAGCTCGCCAGATTGTCGAGCGCCGTGCCCCACAGAACGGCCTTCTTGCCGCCCGCGTTCATGGCGATGTTGCCGCCTACGCACGACGCTTCGGCCGAGGTTGGATCGACCGCAAACACAAAGCCCGAGCGCTCGGCCGCATCGGCCACGCGCTGCGTGACGACGCCCGCTTCCGTCCAGATCGTGCCGACTTCGCGGTCCACGCCCGGCAGGCTGCGCATCTCGACCTCGGTCATGGCTTCGAGCTTTTCGGTGTTGATCACCGCGCTGCGCCATGTCAGCGGAATCGCGCCGCCGGTGTAGCCGGTGCCGCCTCCGCGCGGGATGATGGTCAGTTCGAGTTCGATGCAGGCACGCACCAGTTCAGCCATTTCGGCCTCGGTGTCCGGCGTGAGCACCACGAACGGATATTCCACGCGCCAG
This genomic stretch from Diaphorobacter sp. HDW4B harbors:
- a CDS encoding Tim44 domain-containing protein; its protein translation is MMKLWSVVLVAMLVVFTHADADAKRMGGGKSMGKQSSNVTQREATPGGAPAATPGAPAQNAATAAPARQPGAATPAAAAPKKPWGAMLGGLAAGLGLAWLAHSLGMGEGFANILMIALLAMAAFFVIRLIMRARSGGNNQQQNNNASPFAFQGAGNASPAQAETPRQYNPDKIGNDASARPFDHSNMAFTPAAGAASAGGALAGGSMIGAGLSGSQNWGVPEGFDTEGFLTAAKRNFITLQGAWDRADITTLRSMMTDDMVSEIRSQLNEREANRTAGQPNQTDVVMIEAQLLGIEDMGDAYMASVEFSGMIREEPSAGPSPFREVWNMTKPKSGQSGWLVAGVQALQ
- the ubiE gene encoding bifunctional demethylmenaquinone methyltransferase/2-methoxy-6-polyprenyl-1,4-benzoquinol methylase UbiE; amino-acid sequence: MSNTHFGFQTVDEKDKARHVRGVFDSVASKYDVMNDLMSGGLHRAWKAYTVMVANLKEGNQVLDIAGGTGDLGLAFSKKVGPTGTVIHTDINEAMLRVGRDRLINKGIVLPTLVCDAEKLPFPDNHFDLVSVAFGLRNMTHKDEALKEMNRVLKPRGRLMVLEFSRIAKPLEKAYDWYSFSVLPRIGSMVAGDAESYRYLAESIRMHPGQEELKSLMKQSGFGHVDYHNMTGGIVALHVGIKC
- a CDS encoding gamma-butyrobetaine hydroxylase-like domain-containing protein is translated as MAGLRPGSPLPESITVHEQSRVLEVGFSDGKVFRIPFELMRVYSPSAEVQGHGPGQEVLQTGKRNVTLVDLEPVGNYAVKPTFSDGHDSGIFSWDLLYELGANEAQLWAEYEFRLKADGADRDTPMPEKKGHGHGHGCGGH
- a CDS encoding HIT family protein, which codes for MTTTAAQCVLCAQDGGALIWRGEKLRLIRAVEEGFPAFYRVIWNAHAAELSDLSDDDRNLCMKAVAAVERVMRDTLAPTKINLAALGNMVPHLHWHVIARFDWDSHFPASVWANAQRPRNADKEAAVAAQLSLLDAQLAERLSAQFG
- a CDS encoding FAD/FMN-binding oxidoreductase; its protein translation is MNVPIALAALQAQGEEPTRLREIPYNYTSFSDREIVIRLLGASAWGVLDQLRRERRTGRSARMLYEVLGDIWVVQRNPYLQDDLLDNPNRRKMLVDALTHRLTEIEKRRQPKEDAERDRLVGILVTAARRAIDEFDSTLVEAGELRKKVQKRLGKHTAKDNIKFDGLSRVSHVTDATDWRVEYPFVVLTPDTEAEMAELVRACIELELTIIPRGGGTGYTGGAIPLTWRSAVINTEKLEAMTEVEMRSLPGVDREVGTIWTEAGVVTQRVADAAERSGFVFAVDPTSAEASCVGGNIAMNAGGKKAVLWGTALDNLASWRMVTPNAEWLEVTRVGHNLGKIHDAEMASFDLQYFAADGRTPLRNERLDIPGHTFRKEGLGKDVTDKFLSGLPGVQKEGTDGLITSARWIVHRMPDHTRTVCLEFFGNAKDAVPSIVEIKDFMFAEQNRSGVLLAGLEHLDDRYLKAVGYATKSKKGNGHLPKMVLIGDIVGDNADDVAQATAEVVRIANSRNGEGFIAVSAEARKKFWLDRKRTAAISRHTNAFKINEDVVIPLPRMWEYTDGIERINIELSLRNKLKLCDALEEFFARGNLPLGKQDDAGEIPSAELLEDRVAQALAQVAEVRALWQDWLNNVETLFPQLQDHTLRASWKTQIKAPLALIFNGAPFQPILAEVNAIHKRVLKGRVWVALHMHAGDGNVHTNIPVNSDDYDMLQTAHEAVARIMVLARRLDGVISGEHGIGITKLEFLTDEELAPFADYKRRVDPHGRFNRGKLIRNTEQLQADQNKLQSEPAHAHSRASLMFADLTNAYTPSFGLMGHESLIMQQSDIGAIADSVKDCLRCGKCKPVCATHVPRANLLYSPRNKILATSLLVEAFLYEEQTRRGVSIKHWQEFEDVSDHCTVCHKCYTPCPVKIDFGDVTMNMRNLLRKMGKKSFRPGNKMAMAMLNATNPDTIKFMRGAMVNVGFKAQRAAVDLFHAVAKKQTAHPPATVGAPPLKEEIIHFVNKKLPGGLPKRTARALLDIENKDYVPIIRDPKTTNSETEAVFYFPGCGSERLFSQVGLATQAMLWHAGVQTVLPPGYLCCGYPQRGSGQFDVAEKMITDNRVLFHRVANTLNYLDIKTVVVSCGTCYDQLQGYQFDKIFPGCRIIDIHEYLLEKGITLQGKGSYLYHDPCHTPMKLQEPMKTVKALVGDNVLKSERCCGESGTLGVTRPDISTQIRFRKTEEIRKGEAVLRESGNVAAKDNVKILTSCPSCLQGLNRYQDDLQNGLLEADYIVVEMAREILGENWMPDYVKRANEGGIERVLV